From the genome of Carassius carassius chromosome 49, fCarCar2.1, whole genome shotgun sequence:
CATGCTGAATGAAACATACAAGAACACTTAAGGGTTCTAAAAGCATTTATGCAGTGATAACATAGAACAGGACTGGTCCTTGTGAGCCACTGTTCTGCAGAgaataaacacacctgaaccagctaatcaaagtCTTCAGACTCagtagctaaactctgcaggacttgGCCTTCTGAACCATTTTTGGGTTTCCCAAATAACCTAGTTTGAAGAACATTTGGatcatctaaagaacctttttccactataaagaacttttTGTCCAATGtaaagttcttcatggaaccatcaatgtcaataaagaaccttaatttttaagagtgtagacttTCTCTACTAGAAGAAACCTTTTGTCCACTGGAAAGATTCCAAGGAATTTTAAAGAAACTTAAGCAGCAGAAACATTCGTACTCATTTATTTTGTGCAATTTTCTGAGcaataaatatcaaacaaaaagTTGTCAAAACAAGCactcaagtttcaagtttcacACCATTTGTTATTGCTACCATTCCCTGCTGGAAAACATGTCGGCTAAAAGATGCTGGCTGGATTTTGAAATAcagtcattatttatttgtttgcaccaTGGTGATTACTCAAACTCTTATAGTCTTTCTCATATTGTTTGATTTTTAATTCATCATTGCTTTCCACAGATGGGAGAACAAGACCCCAGTGACAGGCTGAGAGGAGACCAGCTGAAAGAGATGAAGGAAAATGGCACTGGAAGTTTCTCCCAGTTCTCCTCAAGTGTGCGAGCCATGGTGCGCATTCGCCAGAAGTACCAGGCCATGAAGAAACGCCGTCTTGAGATAGCAGCGGTGTCGTCCCAGAGCTTTATGTCTCCACGGTCCAGCCCAAAGGTTTTCACCTTTGACAATCTTCCAGACACCATAAACTCAAATCCCACTTCCCCACGCAAGCGGAAGAAAAAGAGGAAGGCACGGGTTTTGTATCCAAGCAGCAGTTTGAGAGCTGTACCCACAAAAGAGAGAAGCCGTGCAAAGAAATGCCTTTACTTGCTGTGCATCATCgtatttttacaaatttacaaTGCCATTGAGAACTTGGATGACCATGTGCTTAAATATGATCTAGATGGACTGGAGAAAACCCTTAAAAGGGAAGTCTTTGGCCAACAAGAAGTTGCAGACAGTCTTCTGGGCCATTTGCATGATTATTTGTCAACTTATGTCCACAATAAGCCTTTAGTGTTGTCGCTTCACGGACCTACTGGAGTTGGGAAGAGCCACGTTGGCCGATTACTGGCTCAGCATTTCCGCTCAGTTGTTGGCGACGACTTGGTGATGCAGTACTTCGTTCTGCACCATTGCCCAACAGACGACgatatcccacaatgcaccaaATCTCTGGACTCTCACGTCTCGGATATGGTGACTCAGGCTGAGGAACAGGAAAAGATACCGGTCTTTATCTTCGATGAGGTGGAGCACATGCCCAGAGAGTTGCTGGACACACTGCAAGACCTGATTCATACCCAAAACAACAACGAGTACTTAAACGCCATCTACATTCTCATCAGCAACTTGGGACATGAAGACATCACCAAATTCGTTCTGCAAAACTCCAGCGTCGCCGTCTCAGGCCATCTGAGCTTGATTCAGGAACTGAACCCTTGGTTTCGAGGCTACCTTGAAAGATACCACATGCTATTTTTGGAGGCAGACATCCTGCCATTTATGCTTTTGGAGAAGAGCCACGTATTAGATTGTTTTATTGACGAGATGTCCAGGGAAGGCTTCTACCCTGATCGCTCCCACGTTGAAAAACTTGCTGAAGAACTATCATACTATATAGTTGGTGAACGGGAATTTTCTCACACCGGATGCAGGCAGATTGTGGCAAAAGTAAATCTTCTTTGAAACAAAATCTGCCGTGCAGATGTTCAATGTGAGGAAAACATTATTAGTGCCATGAGAATGACCATTTTGTCAAATTTCATTGTGCATTCAGTGAAAAAAAGTGTTGTACTGTTAAAGTACcgtaaagtttggggttggtaaaatttaaaaaatatttttaagtctcttctgctcatcaaggctgcattcatttgatcaaaattacagtaaaaaactaatattgttttctatgtgaatatatatgttaaaatgtcatttatttccttcagaaaatccttcagaaatcattctaatatgacgatttgttgctcaagaaacatttttgtgcAGAAACCATGATAAATTttgttcaggattatttgatgaatagaacatttaaaaacagcatttatttgaataatacatctttgtaactttataagtgtatctactgtcacttttaatcaatttaatgcatccttgctgaataaacgtattaatttatttgaaaataacaaTAATCTTTCTAACCCCAATCTTTTACTTATTCATGTACTATATAGCAAGTCCATAAAACAAGCACAACtcaaaataattcaattttactttgtttattagaATTTCTCAATTTCTACTGGAAAATTGAGGTACAAAGACCAACTTACACAAGATTGTAaaatttgttattatatataataacaatatatataatagtaatatgaaaaaACTGTTGGTTTGTACAAGGCATTGATATCTGTGCccataaaaaatgtaatgcacaaaaagctcTTTTGTACACCGAAACACATTTGAAATGGTTAGCTAGCGTTATTTCTTCCCACAACACAGAGTTGCTCTCTAGCCATCAATGAGTGTGTAATAGATAGTGTTGCAAGCTCTAAAAATACATATGCTGTCTGTTCAGTTTCCTGTGAGGCCTAAAGCCCTAGGAGTGCAACATAGCTCTAATGCAGCATCCTGAGAAATAACCTTAACCATGCAAATTTATGACCGCTTAGCATGCCCTGACATCACCAGAGAAACACTCCGAGCTCGCAAATCTACCGCTACTTGTGTAATCTGGTTTGTTGCAGGTGCTCTACGTAAATATTTCCCTTAGATGGCCAGGTTTTACGGCCGGTTGAGATTGAATAACTCAGCTCCCACGAACTTGCAAAAACTGTCAACATGCCGCTAAGTGTTTTTAGTCATCGAGTGCTAGTGTGTGATGTAGGAGGGACAACATGAGGATTGAGTCCCTCTTCTTCTGTGTCTTTTGCACTACGGAAGCTATGCTTCCAGTTCAAAACCCAGTCCTACTTTGTGTCCGCCGGTGTTGAAGTTTTTTCCATCGATCAAGGCTGAGAGAGTGAGTTTCACCCCTTTACAATGGGGAAAAGggagaaataaaacattaaaagataGACAAAGATGTTAATAAACATccttaacaaataaaacattggtCACAAGATGACTGAAATGAAATACTAGTGTATTACATATTGTGAAGTATAtaccatgtaatatttattaataattacaagttttgaaatttttttttggcGACTTGTATGCAGTATGCCGAGAATGCTGTCACACAATCTCACTGTTGCTTGCATGTttaaattagtgaaataaaaaaaaaatgtaaaaatacattgtaatacattttcattatatttgtttaaagaagtagttcacccaaaaatgaatatttattgagaacatttactcaccctcaggacatccaagatgtagaagagtttgtttcttcatcagatttgtagaaatgtagcattgcatcacttgctcacctatggatcctctgcagtgaatgggtgccgtcagaataagaatAAATTATAAGATCCttttacatcaaaatccacaaaTTTGTTTAGAGGACTCtccgtttggactctcattctgacggcacccattcactgcagagcatccattgatgagcaagtgatgcaatcctacatttctccaaatctggtcccatgaagaaacaaactcgtctacattttatatggcctgagggtgagacaAGTTTCTGTTCCCTTAATAATGTCTcaacttgaaaaagaaaaaaagaatcaaaAAGGAAGATGTTAAAAATAACTCTTGGTTCATTcttcacactgcaaatgaaatGCATTGCACCGTGGGATAAAGTGGAGTACAGTGCTCTGGTTGTATATTGAACATTTTGGCGAATATCATCTGGGTATTCGGTGCATAcagaaaattgtgaaaaaatcatGAATTGTGCAGTTTAAATTCTGCATGCTGTAGAAATGTAGTAGTTTTCCCTAGTAAAAAAATgccaatttaattttaaaatatatttatttgatactAAGTATAATACAAACCATTAGCATATTTATTGACATCACTTACTGAAGTATTTTGTTTACTGCGTAATGCACATTTATTAATATCACTATTAATAATCTTTAATTGCAAGATATTTCAATTGTACCCGTTggatacttgcaatagttccacttcagCACaatcagtatatctttagttggacttgagcactacttctgcacaattaaagagcattaaatacaaattagttgttccaatttagcagacttttgaTTTAAGCATTCCAGTTTAGTACaccaaaagtacaattgcagggtgTTTTTATTAaccaaataaatatgtaaatatatttgtagtatacttagcacaaaataaatttattatagtatattttttCACTAGGGTTGTGCTGTTCATAtcataaacaataatattaaaatgtttaccaGGTCGAAGAGTCTGAGTGTAACCAACTCCAATCAGACTGGCATTGTTCACTTTGGCCTGCCATAAGGaaataatgagaaaaataaaacatgctcAGGTTGGT
Proteins encoded in this window:
- the tor4aa gene encoding torsin-4A, with protein sequence MFQNHKPECFPKMGEQDPSDRLRGDQLKEMKENGTGSFSQFSSSVRAMVRIRQKYQAMKKRRLEIAAVSSQSFMSPRSSPKVFTFDNLPDTINSNPTSPRKRKKKRKARVLYPSSSLRAVPTKERSRAKKCLYLLCIIVFLQIYNAIENLDDHVLKYDLDGLEKTLKREVFGQQEVADSLLGHLHDYLSTYVHNKPLVLSLHGPTGVGKSHVGRLLAQHFRSVVGDDLVMQYFVLHHCPTDDDIPQCTKSLDSHVSDMVTQAEEQEKIPVFIFDEVEHMPRELLDTLQDLIHTQNNNEYLNAIYILISNLGHEDITKFVLQNSSVAVSGHLSLIQELNPWFRGYLERYHMLFLEADILPFMLLEKSHVLDCFIDEMSREGFYPDRSHVEKLAEELSYYIVGEREFSHTGCRQIVAKVNLL